The segment GAACGTGAAATCCTTTCTTTTACGACCTCCCTTAATATCTTCCCATTCATTATTAGAAACAGTTAAATCCGCAAGAAAAACCACATTGCGTTGACTAAAGAATTCTGCTAAAGCATCCAGTAAACTATCCACTTCCTCATTTTTTTCACGATTTTGGTCCACCATGCACATAGGTGGTTTTAAAGTAATATTATCTGCTCTAATCATCGTTTACCCTCTCTTATTAAAACATCATGCGCATCTTTACTGGTTTGACGAGGTACAATTGGAACACGCTGCATGAATTTCAAAGCTAATCTGCATAAAATGTTCTCAAAGATTTGGTCTGTTAACTTATATTTTTTAGTGATCCTGTAATTGGATAACTTGATTCTTGGAGTTTCTAATTTTTTCACAAAGAATATGAAAGCAAGTATAATGCATTCTTCACTTGCTTGACGGTGCAGGTTCTGGAAATCAGAATTGAAATCATCTATTAAATCTCTTACTAATTGTTTCTGATTTGGAGTTAGCACTAATATCTTTGCTTCCAGTAACAGTTCATCTAGTATTAAGTGTCGGTTTTTCCTTTTGCTTTCAATGTTAATCTTGTTTTTTGTATCATTGCTTCTTTTTTCACCTTTCACATAGGGTTGTTTATATAAATCTAATAAGAAATCAATGTCTCTTTCACTCATAGGGTATCACCTGATTTGTTCTATTTTCCCGTCTGTGTTTACTGTGTATAGTTCGAAGTCATCATTGCATAGGATGTTGTGTGCTGCGCATGCTCTGATTGCGGTTGCTACAATGTATCCTTTTGATGTTATGTAGTCATCTTGATTGGTTGTGTATAGGCTGCCTAATGCAATATCTCTTGGTGCTCCAATAGCATAATATGGGGTTGTGATTTCGAAGATTCCAAGGTTGTATTCTACTTTGAATAACTGGTTTTTATATGCTAGGAGTAGTTCCCATTCCACACCTGTTTGTCCATTATTATAGCTTCGGATGAACTGGTATTCTTGCAGATAGGAATTTAATGAAGGAACAAATTTATCATATAAATATTCTATAAAAGATTCATTGGAATTTTTAAGTGGTACGGTGAATGTTTTAAGTAATTCAAATAAGGTGTATAATCCGCTGAATGCTATTAAGAATTTTTCATGTTTTATTGTATGGGAATTTTCAATGGTCAAATCTTTTATTAGTATTTTTGATGATTCTTCTGAGACTATTGTATCGTCTTCAATTACTCTTTTATCCGCACCTATGATGATATGTTCATCTGTTTTCACGGCCACTATTACTGTCATAGTATCCCCCCCATTAGTCTTTGATGTTTAGTTGAGTTCGTATTTGACTGTTTAATCTGTGCATTGTTTCAATAGCTAATTGGTGGCATGCTTCTTCTTTGAATACTTCATTTGGATAGAATTTAACAAATGGAGCACCTTGGAATATTAGTGTAGGGTAATCTGCTGTTGTAGATAATTCGATTTTCAAGTCTTCGTATATTTGGCGTATTAATTTTTCTCCATCTACATTAAGTGTTACGGTGTCTTTTGTTATTTTTTCTATGTCTATGCATTCTTTTATTTTAACTGAATCAAGGTATACCATTCTATAACTCTCCTATGCATCTTCTTTTAGCTTTTACTCCTAATTTAACATAATCTGTTTCATCAGGGTTTTCTGCTATTACTTCATTAATTATTCTTTCAATTTCTTTCTTGTCCGCACAACGGTAACTGTCCCAGCATGTGCGGACATACCAATGTACTTTTTCATGCAATGTCATCAACTACTTTAAATTGAATATAATAAATTCGTGTGAGATTATCTAAAGTCGGATAGATGTCTAATAGTTCTGATTTTAATTTTTTAACAGATGTGTATCCTTCTCTTTTCGCATCTTCATCATTCACATATTTGAATTGCTTATAACCGGAGTGGGTTATTTGGATAAAGCATTCATTTTCACTTCCTGGGAAGATTGCTTTTACTATTTCACCATCTTTGAATTTTTTATTATGTTTTCTGATGGTCTGTGTTTTTACTCCAGATATGATATCTGCGTAGTATTTTTTGTTGAATTTCAGTAATTCGTACATTGTTTATTGTCTCCTTTTTTCATAGTATTGGCATGCAGCGTCATTGAATTTTATTTTTAATATTGGTACTTCATGTTTTGTTTTTTCTGCTGAGTCTGGTTGTGGTTCAGATTCCTCTGGTTGTGGTGGGAATAGTTCATCTGCTTTATTGCAGTAATGATAAAAATATCCATCATTGGTTGTTTCGCTTCTCATGAAGTGTTTGCATTTTCCACAAATATTAACCATTATTATTCACCTTCTATTTCTTTTAATTTTATAGATAAGTTGTAATGTTTTCCACCTTGATAATTTAAAAAGAATACTCCTCCGATAGTATGCTCTCCATTTTCAAAGGTATTATCAACTAATTCTTTGAAATTATTACTTCTTAATTCTCTTATTTCGTTAAGATGATTTTCATTTACTCCATCGACTCTTAATGCAAAATAATCAATGAATACTTGGGTTAGCATTTCTTTTGCTTCTTTTTCATTCATCATATCTTACCCTCATTTCATCTTCGTATATTTTTTTCAAATGACCGCAGTAGTCAATTGCTTTAACCATGTCTTCTGAAGCATTATGTTTATGCCC is part of the uncultured Methanobrevibacter sp. genome and harbors:
- a CDS encoding ASCH domain-containing protein; translated protein: MYELLKFNKKYYADIISGVKTQTIRKHNKKFKDGEIVKAIFPGSENECFIQITHSGYKQFKYVNDEDAKREGYTSVKKLKSELLDIYPTLDNLTRIYYIQFKVVDDIA